TCGACGGCGAGGACCCGGTTCAGGTTGCCGATAGCGGTGCGCAGCTTGCGCGCCGCCGACCAGCCCATGGACACGTGGTCCTCCTGCATGGCGGACGACGGGATGGAGTCGGCGGAGGCCGGTACGGCGAGCCGCTTCATCTCGCTGACCAGCGCGGCCTGCGTGTACTGGGCGATCATCAGGCCCGAGTCGACACCGGCGTCGTCGGCGAGGAACGGCGGCAGGCCGTGGCTGCGGTTCTTGTCGAGGAGCCGGTCGGTGCGGCGCTCGGCGATGGACGCCAGGTCGGCGGCGGCGACGGCGAGGAAGTCCAGGACGTACGCGACGGGGGCGCCGTGGAAGTTGCCGTTGGACTCCACGCGGCCGTCGGGCAGGACGACCGGGTTGTCCACGGCGGCGGCCAGCTCCCGCTCGGCGACGAGCCGGGCATGGGCCATCGTGTCGCGCCCGGCGCCCGCGACCTGCGGGGCGCAGCGCACCGAGTAGGCGTCCTGCACGCGCGGCGCCTCGTCGGCCTGGAAGTGCCCGACGAGTCCGGAGCCCTCCAGGACGGCGAGCATGTTCGCGGCGGCGTCGCCCTGGCCGGGGTGCGGGCGGATGGCGTGCAGCTCGGGCCGCAGGACCTTGTCCGTGCCGAGCAGCGCCTCCAGGCTGAGCGCGGCGGTGACGTCGGCCGTCTTGTACAGCTTCTCCAGGTCGGCGAGGGCCATGACCAGCATGCCGAGCATGCCGTCGGTGCCGTTGAGGAGCGCCAGGCCTTCCTTCTCGCGCAGTTCGACGGGGGCGATGCCGTGCTCGGCGAGCAGCTCCCCGGCGGGGCGGACCGTGCCGTCGGGGCCCTCGGCGTCACCCTCCCCCATGAGGGCGAGCGCGCAGTGCGAGAGCGGCGCGAGGTCGCCGGAGCAGCCGAGGGAGCCG
This genomic window from Streptomyces thermolilacinus SPC6 contains:
- the hutH gene encoding histidine ammonia-lyase, whose product is MHTVVVGTSGTTVADVIAVARGNARVELSTEALDALARARETVDALAAKPEPVYGVSTGFGALATRHIGTELRAQLQRNIVRSHAAGMGPRVEREVVRALMFLRLKTVASGHTGVRPQVAQTMADLLNAGITPVVHEYGSLGCSGDLAPLSHCALALMGEGDAEGPDGTVRPAGELLAEHGIAPVELREKEGLALLNGTDGMLGMLVMALADLEKLYKTADVTAALSLEALLGTDKVLRPELHAIRPHPGQGDAAANMLAVLEGSGLVGHFQADEAPRVQDAYSVRCAPQVAGAGRDTMAHARLVAERELAAAVDNPVVLPDGRVESNGNFHGAPVAYVLDFLAVAAADLASIAERRTDRLLDKNRSHGLPPFLADDAGVDSGLMIAQYTQAALVSEMKRLAVPASADSIPSSAMQEDHVSMGWSAARKLRTAIGNLNRVLAVELYAATRAIELRHGLTPAPASRAVIEALRAAGVRGPGPDRFLAPDLEAADVFVRDGGVVAAVEPVTGPLA